A stretch of Arthrobacter sp. NEB 688 DNA encodes these proteins:
- a CDS encoding choice-of-anchor D domain-containing protein — protein MTATTIHHTRPATTPHRGLTTALVTLLAVALGLVALPARDALAAAGQPAVSPVLDSGHGFPTWFEDSGGTRLAPCLDPTDTRCVVLADAGYDPARPQVFPTNFPSEFFYLVADSQRLTTAGCSGTKRGTASVRLALEGAFANGAPVPGEQMVFGRVRLSVSSGLCANGTYTATTPFGAISFRTDAAGALARNQGTTDVGCVPVAPATCDWRLALSSPVARSFLRWDPAVAPAAPAGYLGDATTAHRIVGATYTAPGEASPANYLSIVGTKLTTPLRTDLFTVAGKVAGALEVSPQSVTVGATEVGRSSSTREVTVRNLAAGTTTPGAVTVAGAAAGDFRVVDTTCVSTALVRDATCLVRVEFSPTAIGARTAALTITHDGLRSPTTVPLAGEGTAPHQVPHAVADPTSLGFGQERLRVPSAARTVTVGNTGTAPLTLGTLELAGSGRTHFEKGFDTCTGAVVPVGGTCRVDLSFLPQAVGDQSAALRIPSDDPAGTLEVALQGTGFGGVARAASTLDPATGFPRWYQDERGVRLAQCIDATDPNCIVLAGGTYPGSGPVSFPSTFPDEFFYSVVDSDLITTPGCGDSPPGKMMVRMALEAAFVNGEPVSGEQMTFGRLRVNATSGLCAGQEYSVVHPYGTYTFTADAAGGLKRTTGTSDVGCLAATVDAPCAWDQAIASPVLGGFLRWDPARGAAAPAGYLGDATTLHRVVGSSFVPVGESAPANYVRLVRGGATLAQTDLFTVMGKLAGPLVADPEVADAGGVEEGASGPTRVTLRNEGIETVGVTSLAVAGTDAADFTVTGDACSGRDLAPGGACQVDLAFAPGGVGDRAAVLRVRHTGLNDPFEVRLRGVGTVAAGVAALSSSGALAFEQRHVGRPAARQVVTVSNRGGTAPLVLDAPTLVGGDAADFAVVGTTCDTEVAVDATCTVTVGFTPSATGTRTTALRLTAPGARPAQLDVGLSGRGSTADPAVSAALRPDGFPLWYQDGDGVRLDLCDDPADPGCIVLAGDGYDPTQPVAFPGNYPPELFYAVADSDVMPTPGCDTVAPGTASLRVALEAAFTGPTAEAGQQLVFGRTRFHATGLCPDTDYTVTTPYGPLTVHTDASGSVARNAATQNVGCGAAPCDMAQALASPVAGSFLRWAPGVGRAAPAGHLGDAVTLHRVVGGTYAPDGVPVEHVAVSGPEGEVARTDLFTVAGRYATGLTGDAALAFGDHDLGTTTERTATLENVGTGALALGVVRVTGPQAAAFILGAGTCAGSSLPGDGTCTQTVRWTPTTAGDATATLEVLGADGTVLARTGLSGHGIEPPTPARATVSPTTLTFAGQRVTTTSTAQVVGIRNTGGAPLTVTSLGLSGAAAADYTATMDPGCASVVAGASCSVRVTFSPSVTGTRAATLSIRSNDPGAAPAVALTGTGTSSVLTPKSTTVALGTVKLGRSASASVTITNTGTAPLTITGTTSTSRAYTVALGTCAVAVAPGRNCAITVTLIAQAVAGSYPATIGFVSDAANRPTVAFTATVR, from the coding sequence CAGGTCTTCCCGACCAACTTCCCCTCGGAGTTCTTCTACCTCGTCGCGGACTCGCAGCGGCTGACGACCGCGGGCTGCTCGGGCACCAAGCGCGGCACGGCCTCGGTCCGCCTGGCCCTCGAGGGAGCCTTCGCCAACGGCGCCCCCGTCCCCGGCGAGCAGATGGTCTTCGGTCGCGTCCGCCTCTCGGTGAGCAGCGGCCTGTGCGCCAACGGCACCTACACCGCCACGACGCCGTTCGGCGCGATCTCCTTCCGGACCGACGCCGCGGGCGCCCTCGCCCGCAACCAGGGGACGACCGACGTCGGCTGCGTCCCGGTCGCGCCGGCGACGTGCGACTGGCGCCTGGCGCTCTCGAGCCCCGTCGCCCGCAGCTTCCTGCGGTGGGACCCCGCCGTCGCCCCCGCGGCCCCGGCCGGCTACCTCGGCGACGCCACGACCGCGCACCGCATCGTCGGTGCCACCTACACCGCTCCGGGAGAGGCGTCCCCGGCGAACTACCTGAGCATCGTGGGCACCAAGCTCACGACGCCGCTGCGCACCGACCTGTTCACCGTCGCCGGCAAGGTCGCCGGCGCTCTCGAGGTGTCGCCGCAGTCGGTCACCGTGGGCGCGACGGAGGTCGGCCGGTCCTCGAGCACGCGGGAGGTGACCGTGCGCAACCTCGCAGCCGGCACGACGACCCCCGGCGCCGTGACCGTCGCCGGAGCCGCCGCGGGCGACTTCCGCGTCGTCGACACGACGTGCGTCAGCACCGCGCTCGTGCGTGACGCCACCTGCCTCGTGCGGGTCGAGTTCTCCCCCACCGCGATCGGTGCCCGCACGGCCGCGTTGACCATCACCCACGACGGCCTGCGCTCCCCGACGACGGTCCCCCTCGCGGGCGAGGGCACGGCGCCGCACCAGGTCCCGCACGCCGTCGCGGACCCGACCTCCCTCGGGTTCGGGCAGGAGCGCCTGCGCGTCCCCTCCGCCGCGCGGACGGTCACGGTGGGCAACACCGGGACCGCCCCGCTGACCCTCGGCACCCTCGAGCTGGCCGGCTCGGGTCGCACGCACTTCGAGAAGGGCTTCGACACCTGCACCGGCGCCGTCGTCCCCGTCGGCGGCACGTGCCGGGTCGACCTCTCCTTCCTCCCGCAGGCCGTGGGCGACCAGTCCGCCGCGCTGCGCATCCCGTCGGACGACCCGGCGGGCACGCTCGAGGTCGCCCTCCAGGGCACCGGCTTCGGCGGGGTCGCCCGGGCCGCGTCGACCCTCGACCCGGCCACCGGCTTCCCCCGGTGGTACCAGGACGAGCGTGGCGTGCGGCTCGCGCAGTGCATCGACGCCACCGACCCGAACTGCATCGTCCTCGCCGGTGGCACCTACCCCGGCAGCGGCCCGGTCTCGTTCCCGAGCACGTTCCCGGACGAGTTCTTCTACAGCGTCGTCGACAGCGACCTCATCACCACGCCCGGCTGCGGCGACAGCCCGCCCGGCAAGATGATGGTGCGGATGGCCCTCGAGGCCGCCTTCGTGAACGGCGAGCCGGTCAGCGGCGAGCAGATGACCTTCGGGCGCCTGCGCGTCAACGCGACGAGCGGCCTGTGCGCCGGCCAGGAGTACTCGGTCGTCCACCCGTACGGCACGTACACCTTCACGGCGGACGCCGCGGGCGGGCTCAAGCGCACGACCGGGACGAGCGACGTCGGCTGCCTCGCCGCCACCGTCGACGCCCCGTGCGCCTGGGACCAGGCCATCGCCAGCCCCGTCCTCGGCGGCTTCCTGCGGTGGGACCCGGCGCGCGGCGCCGCGGCCCCCGCCGGCTACCTCGGGGACGCGACGACGCTGCACCGCGTCGTCGGCTCCTCCTTCGTGCCCGTCGGTGAGTCGGCCCCGGCCAACTACGTCCGGCTCGTGCGGGGCGGCGCCACCCTCGCGCAGACCGACCTGTTCACCGTCATGGGCAAGCTCGCCGGCCCGCTCGTCGCCGACCCCGAGGTCGCCGACGCCGGCGGCGTCGAGGAGGGCGCCTCGGGCCCGACCCGCGTCACGCTGCGCAACGAGGGCATCGAGACCGTCGGTGTCACCTCGCTCGCCGTCGCGGGCACCGACGCCGCCGACTTCACGGTGACCGGCGACGCGTGCTCCGGCCGCGACCTCGCGCCGGGCGGCGCGTGCCAGGTCGACCTGGCCTTCGCCCCCGGTGGCGTCGGCGACCGGGCCGCGGTCCTGCGGGTCCGCCACACCGGGCTCAACGACCCGTTCGAGGTGCGCCTGCGCGGGGTCGGCACGGTGGCGGCCGGGGTCGCGGCCCTCTCGTCCTCCGGGGCCCTGGCCTTCGAGCAGCGACACGTCGGCCGTCCCGCGGCCCGGCAGGTCGTCACGGTCTCCAACCGTGGCGGCACGGCGCCGCTCGTCCTCGACGCCCCGACGCTCGTCGGTGGCGACGCCGCGGACTTCGCGGTCGTCGGCACGACCTGCGACACCGAGGTCGCCGTCGACGCGACGTGCACGGTGACCGTCGGGTTCACGCCCTCCGCCACCGGCACCCGCACGACCGCGCTGCGGCTCACCGCCCCCGGTGCGCGCCCCGCGCAGCTCGACGTGGGGCTCTCGGGCCGCGGCAGCACCGCCGACCCGGCGGTCTCGGCCGCCCTGCGTCCCGACGGGTTCCCGCTCTGGTACCAGGACGGCGACGGGGTGCGCCTCGACCTGTGCGACGACCCGGCCGACCCCGGCTGCATCGTCCTCGCGGGCGACGGCTACGACCCGACGCAGCCCGTCGCGTTCCCGGGCAACTACCCGCCGGAGCTGTTCTACGCGGTGGCGGACAGCGACGTCATGCCCACCCCCGGCTGCGACACCGTCGCCCCCGGCACGGCGAGCCTGCGGGTCGCGCTGGAGGCCGCGTTCACCGGGCCGACGGCCGAGGCCGGCCAGCAGCTGGTCTTCGGGCGCACCCGCTTCCACGCGACCGGGCTCTGCCCCGACACCGACTACACGGTGACGACCCCGTACGGGCCGCTGACGGTCCACACGGACGCCTCCGGGTCGGTGGCCCGCAATGCCGCGACGCAGAACGTCGGCTGCGGGGCGGCTCCGTGCGACATGGCGCAGGCCCTGGCCTCGCCCGTCGCCGGCAGCTTCCTCCGCTGGGCCCCCGGGGTCGGTCGGGCCGCGCCCGCCGGGCACCTCGGCGACGCCGTCACCCTCCACCGGGTCGTCGGCGGGACCTACGCACCCGACGGGGTGCCGGTCGAGCACGTCGCGGTCAGCGGGCCGGAGGGCGAGGTCGCCCGCACCGACCTCTTCACGGTCGCCGGCCGCTACGCCACCGGGCTGACGGGTGACGCGGCGCTGGCCTTCGGGGACCACGACCTCGGCACGACCACCGAGCGCACCGCCACCCTGGAGAACGTCGGGACCGGCGCGCTCGCCCTCGGTGTCGTCCGGGTGACCGGTCCGCAGGCCGCCGCCTTCATCCTCGGGGCGGGCACCTGCGCCGGGAGCTCCCTCCCCGGTGACGGGACGTGCACCCAGACCGTCCGCTGGACCCCGACCACGGCCGGGGACGCCACCGCGACGCTCGAGGTGCTCGGCGCCGACGGGACCGTCCTGGCCCGGACGGGCCTGTCCGGCCACGGCATCGAGCCGCCGACGCCGGCCCGCGCCACCGTCTCGCCGACGACGCTCACCTTCGCCGGCCAGCGGGTCACGACGACCTCGACCGCGCAGGTCGTCGGCATCCGCAACACGGGTGGGGCACCGTTGACCGTCACCTCGCTCGGCCTCTCCGGCGCCGCCGCGGCCGACTACACCGCCACGATGGACCCGGGCTGCGCCTCGGTCGTGGCCGGCGCCTCGTGCTCGGTGCGGGTCACGTTCTCCCCCAGCGTGACCGGCACGCGGGCGGCGACCCTGTCCATCCGGAGCAACGACCCGGGCGCCGCCCCGGCCGTGGCGCTGACCGGGACCGGGACGAGCTCGGTGCTCACGCCGAAGTCGACGACCGTCGCGCTCGGGACGGTCAAGCTCGGACGCTCGGCGTCGGCGAGCGTGACGATCACCAACACGGGGACGGCGCCGCTGACGATCACCGGGACGACGTCGACGAGCCGGGCCTACACCGTGGCCCTCGGCACGTGCGCCGTCGCGGTGGCCCCCGGGCGGAACTGCGCCATCACGGTGACGCTCATCGCCCAGGCGGTGGCGGGGTCCTACCCCGCGACCATCGGCTTCGTCAGTGACGCGGCCAACCGGCCGACGGTGGCGTTCACCGCGACCGTGCGCTGA
- a CDS encoding BTAD domain-containing putative transcriptional regulator: protein MHKIMLFGTTTVTVDGREVSGPALGGAKPRQVLELLALADGAPVTKDRLVEMVWGDDAPASAVPTLESYVCVVRRAIGGPAGGRDSVVQTTSAGYRLDTSRVLVDRSECLALLAGSAGAPAADAVGMVQEALALAQAPLLASENRSAWADRERDLVTARLAEACCAVAARALADQDVPAATELARRAVELAPFDERAATVRMSALEAAGRRAEALRCYLDLRRRLVDELGVEPGAQARAHYLRLLTGPGQEVLETPSRTEIAALLELLRETLGRVPGLDPAPVDRALGRVATHALALL from the coding sequence ATGCACAAGATCATGTTGTTCGGCACGACGACGGTGACCGTCGACGGCCGCGAGGTCAGCGGACCGGCGCTCGGCGGGGCCAAGCCCCGCCAGGTGCTCGAGCTGCTCGCCCTCGCGGACGGCGCACCGGTGACCAAGGACCGCCTCGTCGAGATGGTCTGGGGGGACGACGCCCCCGCGTCGGCCGTCCCGACGCTCGAGAGCTACGTCTGCGTCGTCCGGCGGGCCATCGGCGGCCCGGCCGGCGGGCGCGACTCCGTCGTCCAGACCACGTCGGCGGGCTACCGCCTCGACACCTCGCGTGTCCTCGTCGACCGCTCGGAGTGCCTCGCGCTCCTCGCGGGCTCGGCGGGCGCGCCGGCGGCCGACGCCGTCGGGATGGTGCAGGAGGCGCTGGCGCTCGCCCAGGCGCCGCTCCTGGCGTCCGAGAACCGCTCGGCCTGGGCCGACCGGGAGCGCGACCTCGTGACGGCCCGGCTCGCCGAGGCGTGCTGCGCCGTGGCGGCCCGCGCCCTCGCGGACCAGGACGTCCCGGCCGCGACCGAGCTCGCCCGTCGGGCCGTCGAGCTCGCGCCGTTCGACGAGCGGGCCGCCACGGTGCGGATGTCCGCGCTCGAGGCGGCCGGTCGCCGGGCGGAGGCGCTGCGCTGCTACCTCGACCTGCGTCGGCGCCTCGTCGACGAGCTCGGGGTCGAGCCGGGGGCGCAGGCCCGCGCGCACTACCTCCGGCTGCTCACGGGGCCCGGGCAGGAGGTGCTCGAGACGCCGTCCCGGACGGAGATCGCCGCGCTGCTCGAGCTCCTCCGCGAGACCCTGGGCCGGGTCCCGGGCCTCGACCCGGCGCCCGTCGACCGCGCCCTCGGGCGGGTCGCCACCCATGCGTTGGCCCTCCTGTGA
- a CDS encoding response regulator transcription factor yields MSDRGPTDGPSRAAVPTVRRVLVVDDHRTFTDLLGRAIDAEPDLECLGAAHTVEDAVARTRALVPDAVVMDVQIGDGDGLEATSTLLAHFPDLRVVVLTAFATHSLLERAMTAGASALLPKDGTLEDLLEALRDTGGGGFRVHPALLRRLLELQRAAPAATETVRLTAREDEVLHLLADGLDPGSIARRLGISRHTSRGYVAALLTKLGAHSQLEAVAVARRRGLVRDGG; encoded by the coding sequence GTGAGCGACAGGGGGCCCACGGACGGGCCGTCACGGGCGGCCGTGCCGACGGTGCGACGCGTCCTCGTCGTCGACGACCACCGGACCTTCACCGACCTCCTGGGTCGGGCGATCGACGCCGAGCCGGACCTCGAGTGCCTCGGCGCCGCGCACACCGTCGAGGACGCCGTGGCGCGGACCCGCGCGCTCGTGCCCGACGCGGTCGTCATGGACGTCCAGATCGGGGACGGCGACGGGCTCGAGGCCACGTCCACGCTGCTCGCGCACTTCCCCGACCTCCGGGTCGTCGTGCTCACGGCCTTCGCCACGCACTCCCTCCTCGAGCGCGCCATGACGGCGGGGGCGAGCGCCCTGCTGCCCAAGGACGGGACGCTCGAGGACCTGCTCGAGGCGCTGCGCGACACCGGTGGCGGCGGCTTCCGCGTCCATCCGGCGCTCCTGCGGCGGCTGCTCGAGCTGCAGCGCGCCGCTCCCGCCGCCACGGAGACGGTGCGGCTGACCGCCCGCGAGGACGAGGTGCTCCACCTCCTCGCCGACGGGCTCGACCCGGGGTCGATCGCGCGGCGGCTCGGCATCTCGCGGCACACCTCCCGCGGGTACGTCGCCGCGCTGCTCACCAAGCTCGGTGCCCACTCCCAGCTCGAGGCGGTCGCCGTCGCCCGCCGCAGGGGCCTGGTCCGTGACGGCGGCTGA